A single Cherax quadricarinatus isolate ZL_2023a chromosome 4, ASM3850222v1, whole genome shotgun sequence DNA region contains:
- the LOC138850952 gene encoding uncharacterized protein, which translates to MYEEENEKEASIEATTDETIAPAEPAAEVTDEGLTDAVEDTVETEAYGEMETVVAEGKDAVDEEIGARETATENEDGVPVNRDEKETEVEVDDTVAYNEVNSEGGKENLTKAQTEDEEAEGS; encoded by the exons aatGAAAAAGAGGCAAGTATTGAAGCCACAACTGATGAAACAATAGCACCAGCAGAGCCAGCAGCAGAAG TCACAGACGAAGGACTGACAGATGCTGTAGAAGATACAGTAGAGACAGAAGCATATGGCGAAATGGAAACAGTGGTAGCAGAGGGTAAGGATGCAGTAGATGAAGAGATAGGAGCAAGAGAAACAGCAACTGAAAATGAAGATGGAGTGCCAGTAAACAGGGATGAGAAGGAGACAGAAGTTGAGGTTGATGATACAGTAGCATATAATGAAGTCAACTCGGAAGGTGGCAAAGAAAATTTGACTAAAGCACAAACCGAAGATGAAGAGGCAGAAGGTAGTTAA